In the genome of Nitrospira sp., the window TGCCGATCATGAGAAAGAACGATGCAAACACAAAAATGATGGAACCGACCAAGACGCCCTTGTTTTCCACGGACACCTCTACAACTTGGAGGAATTACCGATAAGACGCCGATTTCACACCCTGTTCCGATGCCGCCTTCCGGGCAGCGCGCACATCGAGCAGCATGGAAATCTGGACGCCAAGGAAGCCACCCATTGCCGCTCCTGCTCCGCCACCGACCCACACCCGCTCCACCCCGGCCAACATCCAGGCCAACGCGCCACCCAGCACCGTCCCAATCAGAATACTGATGAGAAATCGACGCCCACCGAGAAAGCCGATCACCACCCCGAGAACAAGTCCAACAGTTATGGCAACGGGCATCAGCCCACCACCCAAGGTCAGCCCGATCAGAGTACCGACGGTACCCATCACGGTCATTCCTAGGGCAATATCAAACGCTTTGCTCCTCGCCATCGCATCGATCTTTCATGGATCGAAAAGACGGATCGCTACTTGGCCGGAACGGCAATCAGCGGACCAAAATCGATTTCAACACCAGGTGTCGCGATAATGGATATGCCCCAAGCCTTCTCCGCCGGCTCATGCTTGTGAATCCGCTTGAAGTCCTCGTACACATTCACGCGCTCCTCAAACCATTGCCCGATCTCCTTCGTTCCAGTTTGGACGACAATCTCGGAGCCGCTAAACATGCCGCCTTCCGTTAAGGTGCCTTCCGGTTTCGACTCGCTCCACACATATTTCGTGAAGACCGGGATAAAGAGGAGATCGGTATCGAGAGAAGCATAGACCGCGGCCAGCGGTTCAGTTCCGGTCGTTGCTTTGATGAGACGCCAGCGCCAGGTCAAAATTGGATAGGCCTTGGGATCCCAGTCGATTTTTTTCTTCTTGATGCGCTGACCGGCATCTTTCGCCGACAGAAAATTCGTGCCGTACTCCGACCGTACCTTGTAGGCTTCACGGCCTTTCGATTGACTTCGCTGGTTTTCGTGATCCCACTGCGAAGGAAACCCATCTTCTTCCTTCGTCTGAAAATCTTCCAGGACTAATGGTTGCCCTTGGGCAAATGCGGATGGCTGCCACATGCCAAGGCTCATCGACAGGCTGAGAACGATTGCGGCACAATGCAGAGCCCGACGCTTCATATCCTTCATTCCCTTTCTATGTTTCTTGCGATGGGATCGGCGTGAGGAGGGGAGTTCGTTTGTCGTGGAATTCCTCACCCATCACCGGCTGCTGTCCTCTCTCGCACATCCAAAACAGTGCGAGGACCGCCGCCCAAAACACCACCATATTCAGCGTGACCATTTTCGTAGCGAATTGAAGGTCCGGGGTGAAGGCCCATGGTGAAACATCGGCCATCACTTCACTGACATGCCAAGACAGGCGTCCCGATGAGCGAATGTACCCCATCAACCCCATAACCCAACTAAAGGATGCCGCTAACCCGAACAAGCCCACCATGCCGCGCAGCGGGATTTTCCCCCACTGAATGGGGCCATGCACCACCGCTCCTTTAAGCATGAGGCGATTGATCACCACTCCAACAAGGACCACGGTCAACGTGGTGAGCGCTTGGGGACCTGAAAGACCGACCCGAACCTTTGCCGGTAAATAGAAGCCATAGACAGACAGCCAGATGATGTTCAACGCACCCACCACGTATAGTATCGCAATGAGGGCGTTTCCAGTCCTGACCCATGAGATGGTCATGGTTCGATTCGCTCGGCGATAGTACAAAAAGCTGAGCGCAGTGACGAGAATCATAATGTTAACGGCACCATTTTTGGCCGACATGACTCCGTAGTTGCCGACCACGGGATGCTGAGCGCCTCCCATCGCCTTCATTTCACTCGCAGACATCAACAGGGTGTGCGGTGTCAGCCAAATAAAGAGCGCCAGCATCAACAGGCTCAACAAGAGCTGATAGTAAGGCTGATAGCGTTCGCCCCCTTTGATTCGAGCCATACTCTGCCAGAGGTAGTAGTTGATCCCCAGGAATAAGACACCGATCAAGAGTGCCTGGACCACAAACAGCCATGTGAGCAACCCACCCATCATCGTCACACCCATCGTCTGGCGAAACATGAACACCGACTTCATCAACCAGTAGCCGGCAATGGGCATGGGCATGAGCGCGCAGACCGTGACAAACAAGAAGACGTATCCGACCCAATCGAAATAGGCTCGCTCCTCGTCGGTCTTGCTCGTAAAAAACCGATAACAGGCATAGGCCAGCACGACCGCGCCACCGGACATGATGTCCGCGAGGAAGCGATGAACATTGAGCGGGTTCCAGAGGGCAGAATGGAGCAGGTGCCAGGTATTCCCCAAGAACCGCCCCTGCGCATCCACCCCTGCCGGCGACATCATGAAGGCAGACCAAGAGTTTACCAGCGTCAGCAACGCTGTCCCCACAATATTCGTCAGGATGCCGATCGCCGCGTGGATCCATTTCATGCCGCGATCCGTCATCCGATTCCACCCGTAGTAATAGACGATCAGCAGCAGCGTCTCCCCGAGGAACACGGCAGCGTAGGCCGGCATGAAGCCCTTGAACGTCCCGCCCATATAGGTCATGAAACTGGGGTACAGCGTGATGAACATCGTCAACATCGTACTGCCGATGAGCGCCGTCACCGACAGTGCCAAAACCGCCACCTTCGCCAGATCTCTCGCCAGACCGTCGTAGCGAAGGGCCAAGGCCGGCTTCTTCGTTGTCAAACCCAGGAACTCGAGCAGCGCGCAAAATAAAGGAAGAGCGAGCACGAAACCACCGAAGTAGGTATGTTGCTGTGTCACGAACCACACCAGCAACCGACTGTCCAAGGAGCCGATTCGCGGATAAGCCGTCTCATGCGGCGCAGGAGCCGCCGGTCCTTGTGGAGTCCCCTCAGTGCCGAAATACACATCCGTCGAAGATTCCGCAAATGACGGTTCGGGCCCGTTCCACACGCATCCAATGACAATCGCGACCATCGCGATACAGATCGCACCACTGATCGAGAAGCGTTTCAACCGGAATCCTTGCCCCATATACCTACCCCTTCATTCCAGCCTTGCCGATTGCCAACTCCTCAGCCGCACCGTCGGCACTGACCGGTTTTCCAAGAATTCCCATCACAAACGGACAACGCAACATTCCACTCGATAGTTGCGGAGCATGATCATCCTCCACATGGCGACGATCGCCCAGATAATACCCATACAAGCCCATCACCGCCGTCACCAACGCACCCATCACGGCGGCTGAGACCCGCGTAATCGTCGGCTGCTTCGCGACAAATAACAACAGTCCCATCGCCACGAGGTAATAGGTCGAAGCAAAGGCCATCCCAGGCCACCACCAATACTTCAGCAATTCTCCCGGTGCGGTCTGACGGAGAGTGCGAGTCCACGATGTAGATGGGTAGAGCCCGCCGAAATAGGCGCAGAGAGCGAGGCCACCGCCGAGGACCGTCACACTCAACAATTGAGCCAACGCGGCTCCTTGAACATCGGCGATGGCAATCCCCGACAACGATGCAATCGCCCCCATACCAAGACCAACCACAACCCAAGGTCCCAATTGCCCGGCCCTACGCTGCACCAAGGCACGAAGTTGCTCGCCATCAGGGAACGTGAGAAATGGCCGTCCCAACAGGGAGAGCTTACGTACATGTCCGATCTCAAACGCATCGCGCGCGACCGCCGTGCATGAAATGATGATCGCCATCATGGCAGGCCCATCAGGATGTTGGAGATAATCGTAATGCATGATCCACAGCAGGGTTAGCACCAACAGAGAGAGCTGAATGCCATAGATGGCACCGATCCAGCCGGCAAGCCAGCTGATGAGACGCACTCCATCTTGGTGGATAATGACGGACCACGGGGCAGACCGGCCGGCTCGATAGGCCAGGACCGAGGTGACCGTTGCCACCAGACCGCTGACCGTCAACAGTACAAGAGGATCTGCGATTGGAACGAGATGCTTGACGAGGCGATACACCCCGAACGCGATCAGTCCCGGGACCAACATCACGATCCGTTTCTGTTTGCGCACGGCCGCTTCCGTGACCGCCAAACTTAAACTCGGAAGCACCCGCAAGGCCATCCGATGCAACATGATGTTCAAGACTGAGGCAAGAGGACGACGGACTCAGCCGAGGGAATGGCCGGTTTCATTCATTGTCCCTTCTCAGCACTCAGTTTTCAGTCCTCAGCCTTCATTGCTATTTGGAAGAACCCATCCCAAAATACTTCGCCTTCACTTCTTCCATCAGAGACACGGTAATCTGCGACATTCCTCGATCCGCCGCGGTTCGCTCAAGTTCGATCCGAGCCATGGCGCGAACCGGAGCCGGCACTCGTTCCAACCGCCGCTCCGTCTCAAGGTCCCATTCAATTCGCTCTCCGATTGTTGGACGCAACAACGCATCGTATGTGACCACCGATGAACCGCGCTGACGAACATCTTGCTCCACATCTTTCTCAACAAGCGTTGCGATATAGGGCGGCATGCGATCCAGCCGGTGCAATGCCTCATCAGTCCACATCAATCGATCGACAAGTCCCTGCGTCTGTCCCTCCGGCACGTCGATGCCGATTTTCAGGCCACAGCCCTTGCATTCCGACCGGATGAACCATTGAGACGCACCGGTTTCGCCGGCACGTTCTTCAATCCCTTCCGCATGCATCCATCGACCACAGCCGCAGGTCAGCATCTTAATAGGCTACCCAATCTTCCCTGGATAAAGAATATAGAGCATGGTGTAGGTAAAACTCCCCGTGACAAACAAGACACAGTAAATGACCATCGTGAACCGACCGAGCGCGCGATGCCGCCGGGCGCCATTGGGCCAAATCCGTTGAATGGTCATTTCAATCGCGAACACAAATGCGACCACCATGAGAAATGCCAGGTACACTTCCAACTTGCGCATTGAAAAACCGGCGGTCGCCACACGCGAGAAAAATAACCCGAGCACCACTACGGCAATTCCGCTGAAGATGAGCCCGATCTTCTTCCAGGTCGTGAGCAGCCGTGCTTCCCGGAGAGACCGCGCTCCGGAAAGAAACTGTTGGGAGCGAAAGCCCAATACAATCATGTACACCGCCATGATCAGGCCGATGATGACCAGAATGATGTGGAGCGTGAGCACCGGAATAAACACGTAATCATAGAGCGATTGGGAACCGCCAAATCCTTCTTTTCCCTCGACGGCCAGTACGCCGAGCTGTCGGAAGAGATAGTACGCGATGAAGAAGCTGAGCATCGAAATCATTCCCCCAAACATCAACCAATGATGCGCATCGGCGTTTCGCTTGCGGGCTTGGAACCATCCCAGGATGAAGAGGCTGGTAAAGAGTGTGGCCATCAACTGGCTTAAGTCCGCTCCGGTCGTGGCATGAGTCCCAAAGAACCCTGGCTCTCGTAACCAATCCATCGCTACATCCTTCGTCGCTCGTATCTCGCGAAGCGTACCTCGCAATTCGGTCCGCGCTTTGCGAGCCGCACTTCACACTTCACGGCTTACGTCTTTACACCTTGGACCACGGCCGTCTTTTCTAATTCCACGACAGAGCCAAATCCCGCCTTGGTCAGCCATTGAACCGCATCGCTTATTCTGTAGCAACCGCCGCTCTGCGTGTTCACGAGTATATGGACTGCAAATGCCGTCGTCCAAGCCGGACCGGTGCCGGTTTGGTCCAGAAATCGATCCTTAATGATCAACCGCCCCTCTGGCGCCAGTGATGCGAAGGCCTTCTTGACCAGATCCTGATTCATCTGGAACGTTTGATAGTGAAGAATATCCGACATCAGGACCACATCGTACGGTCCCCCGAATTGATCTCTATTGAAATCACCAGGATGCAGCGTGATTCGTGATTCTAAGCCTGCTTCCTTGACTGTTTTTTCCGTTACCTTCAATGTAACCGGCAGATCAAAAACAGTTGCACGCAATTCAGAGTACACCTGACAAAAGGCGATGGCGTTGGTTCCTGCGCCACCGCCCAGATCCAACAGCCGTTCGTTCCCCACGAGATTCAGCCGTTTAGCAAGATCGGGTCCGCTTTGCTGTCCAATGCGATTGAGCACGGCCAACACGTTGCTTCCCAATTCCGGATCGGTCTCGAAGACGTGCCGATCGACTGCCCGTCGCCCCGTTCGAATCGTATCTTCCAATTGCCCCCAATTATTCCACTCCGCATCGTGCAAGAGGAGCAGATGACCGACGTACTGGTCCGAATGCCGGACGAGGTGCTTCAGTGCCGTCGAAGAGTTGCCATACAAGTCGCCCTCCTTTGACAATAACTTCATCGCAACGAGGGCGTTCAACAAGAGACAGAGGGTCGGTTCATCAGCCTGAAGTCGACTCGCGACATCCTTGGCTGTTCTCGGTTTGTCGTCTATGGTGGAAAACAGGTCCAGCTTCACGGCCGTCAAAAGGATTTTGGTCTCCCAATAGTAGCCAAGCTGGAACACTTCCGCGAGTGAGAGTTCTCTTGACACACCAACCCCCTCGAGCATAGAGCTCTGAATCTCAGGATCTTACCTAGATCGGAAAGTAAAAGACAAGGCGCTGAACTCTCTATCGGTGACTGTCGGTGACCAAGAAGGTGGCCCAATAATTAGCGCCGCCTTGATCTTCGGCCGATGTCCAGGCGATACAGTTCCACGAGAAGAGCCTGACCTTGGCCGGGACGATTCTTCTCATGAAGCTGAAATACGGGTAGCGCATTCTCCTTGGTCTGGAAGCCCGTGGAGAGAACTCTCTCGACCATAGGGACTTTACCAGTGGACAACTTCGTCGAGCGCACGTATGTTTCATACATAACACACCGTAAGGTCTGTACACGTGTTTCTGAGTTGACCTAGCGCTGACCGGCGCATGAACAATCAGGAAGGGGCATGGCACGAAAAGCTGACAGCCCTGACCGAAGGAGTTTCGATCCGAATGACAGCGACTTCCACATCAGAGCGAAAGATCCTGATCCGTCGTGGATTGGTCGAAGTTCCTCGAAGATGTCCGCTCAAACGCGAAGAGGGGTGTCTGCGATCTCACGCCGGCAGTTTCTTCGCTTTTCTTCGCTGATCGCCGTCCCGCTCTCAATCACCGTCCCCTCCACAGCTCCAGGCGAAACTTCACCCTTCCAGCCGTCTGATGATCGGGAACGCCGGTCGTCGGATCTCGGTGATCCTCGTGTCGGGAGTAGCTTGGCCAACGCCGTGGTCATCAAGAACGGCAACGTGTGCTTTGTCGCGGACGCGGACGGCATGGTGCCACTGACCGGTGGACATGGGTTCGGCTTGTATTATCATGATTGCCGGTTCCTCAGTGGATACGTCGTTCGGTTGGCCGGCAAGCTTCCGGTCGCCCTGAGCAGTGCGGCTGCGTGCCCTGTTCTTGCAAAGTTCGAGTTGACGAATCCGCGAGTCAGGACATCCGACGGCGAGGTCCTCTGCCAGGATGCGATTGGAATTGCGTGGCAGCGTGTCGTCGATGACGCGCGACCAGCCCTACATGACCGGTTCCTCATCAAGAATTTCGGGCGACGACGAGCGGAATTTCTGCTCTCATTCTCCTTTCGGGCTGCTTTCGAGGATGTCTATGACGTGCGCGATGCGTTGTCGCGGACATTGGGAGTTCTACACCCACCTACGTGGCGGAACGGCGTGCTGGGTTTTTTGTATGAAGGCAAAGATGGGTTCTACCGAAGCCTGGGCATCCAGTTTTCGCCATCCGTGGAAGTGACAGGCGCCCAGACCGCGCACATTCCGATCATGCTTGAGCCGAAGGAAAGTACGGACTTGCGTGTGTCACTCCTCTTGGCGGAGTCTCGAGATCCACATGATGCGCAAGCGAGCGTGCGGCGGCCATCGCTTCCGGAAAAGCCGGACTCCGAGGTTCCCCAGGCCTCGGCGGTCTGGTCCAGCACGCTCCCACGGATCATCAGCGACAATCTGGTGTTGAACAAAGTCATCGCGCGCTCATTCGTCAATCTTGGACTGCTGCGGAGCCAGATCGACCACCTCACGTTCTTTGCCGCCGGCACGCCCTGGTTCGCGACCTTGTTCGGAAGGGATAGTCTCATCGCTGCGTTGCAGACGCTCGCCTACGATCCGAGCGTGGCCGAGCAGACGTTGCGTCTGCTGGCGAAGTATCAGGGCCGGCAGGAAAATTCATGGCGAGACGAAGAGCCGGGCAAGATCCTCCACGAACTACGCATGGGAGAGATGGCCCGTCTCGGCCTCATTCCACAGACCCCTTACTACGGATCGATCGATGCGACGCCGCTGTTTCTCATTCTGATTGGGCGCCATGCCGCCTGGACCGGCAGCCTAGACCTGTTTCACGAGTTGCAAGACTCCGTTGACCGGGCGCTCGTATGGCTTGAGACCACCGCGCATCGATACGGTCACGGCTATCTCGCATACATGTGCCGGTCGGAACAGTCGTCAGCTAATCAGGGATGGAAACCGCTGGATAATCAGGGATGGAAGGATTCCGGCGAGGCCATCGTTAATACGGACGACAGCCTCGCCGCTCCGCCCATCGCGCTTGTTGAGGTGCAAGGCTATGTCTACCGGGCCAAGCTTGCGGTTGCGCAATTATACGAGCGTGCCCGCGACGTGACACGCGCTGCCCGGCTTCGACGAGAAGCCTCTGATCTCCGTGCTCGGTTCAACAGGGACTTTTGGATAGCGGAGCGCGGATTTTACGCCATGGCTTTGCAAGGAGACGGGCGGCCCGCAGCCGTGATCTCATCGAACCCGGGACAAGCCCTCTGGAGCGGGATCGTGGAGGAGAACAAGGCAAAGCGCACGGTGGATCGGCTCATGTCCGACGAAATGTTCAGCGGCTGGGGGATCCGTACACTCTCGGAGAGGGAGCAGGCCTACAACCCGCTGGGCTATCACATCGGCAGCGTGTGGCCGCACGACAATTCTTTGATCGCGATGGGATTCAGGCGTTACGGCTACGATCAGGCAGCCTGCCGGGTGTTCGACGGGCTATTGGAAGCAGCCATGCATTTCAAATCCTATCGGCTACCCGAGCTGTTCGCAGGGTTCAGCCGCAGCGAGTACGAGGTGCCGGTCCCGTATGCCGCCGCCAATCCGCCGCAGGCCTGGGCGGCAGGAGCCGTCCCCTACCTCCTTGAGGCGGTCTTGGGATTGGTTCCCGAAGCGTTCGATCGTCGGCTCCGAATCGTTCGTCCGACGTTACCCAACCCCGTTGATGAACTGCACATTCAAGGGATGGAGGTGGGGCCGGCGCAGGTAGACCTTCGATACGAACGGACCCGGGATGGCACAGTGCACGTCCATGTGCTTAAGGTCGACGGTGCGCTGGATGTGGTCGTGGAGCAAGGCTGAAAACGCGCCAACGCCAGGCGGAGGCTTGGGCCAAAGTCGGAAAGTTGGTACTGAAGATACGGGGTCCGTACTTCACCTTGTACCGCGCAAAAGAGGCGTTGAGCGATCGGAGTCCGGAGGAGTTCGAGCAGCGGGAACTTGATGCCTCATCACCGGGTCTGTTTTCCGGATCTTCCTCAGCCTGACCCTTCTTCGAATTTCCCACGCGACGAGATCAGATTTCCGTTCAAGCTTCTTCCAGCTGGATAGTTTCAACATGGACCTTGGCAACTCCCTGTTCGACAAATCCAAGTTGTTCGGCTGCTCTCCGGCTGAGGTCGATGATCCGCTTCCCAGAATCAGGGTTGTGCCGACTGGGGAAGGGGCCGCGGTCATTCACTCTGACGATGACCGACTTTCCATTTTCGAGATTCGTCACCTGCACGTGAATCGGAAGCGGCAAATACTTATGAGCCGCCGTCAAAGCGTTGGGGTTGAACAGCTCACCGTTGGCCGTCATGTGCCCTCCTGGCTGGCGCCTTGTTTCCTCCCCATACCATGAGGCCCAGCCCGTCTCTTCGTAGGTCTGTGCGTTGACGATGGTCATCGGCACATACTGCTGACCCTTGACGGTGTACGGAGCAGCCTTCACCCGCCCAAGCCTGATCGCCTCCTTGACCGGCAGCCCATCGATGGTCTGGATGTCGTCTCGTATCAATGGATAGTCCAATGGAGCACGCACAACCTCAAAGGTAAACTCCCCGATATGATAGACAAGTTTGGTGGTCTCTTTCGTCAATTCATAGGTACCGCTCACCACCCAGATCGTGCCTTTAACCGTCTTTTTGACGACACGATAGCTAGTCTTGAGAGCCGAGAAAGTCGTCGTAATCACTGAGAAGGACGCCTCAATCACCGAACAGGACGCGAGAGTCAGAATGATGGGAAGTAGGAGCAGTGGCAGGGCGAACCTATTCGGCCGGAGGTGGTCACAAACACTCCCTAAGGTTGAAGAACGGAACTTCATGGCCCTCCTCCCTCGAGGGACCAGTTATCGTCGGCTGTTCTAAAGAGGCAAGGTGATGAATTAAGGATGAAAATGGGCTGGCTCAAACACGAAGGGCAGCGGGTGCTCCGCTGCCCTTCAACTGTACATACGAGAACGAGTCTTGCCTTACTTGATTTCAGCCTTGAGGTTGGCGGTGCCGCCATCGGCCACTTCGACCTCAAACTCTATCTTCTTAGCCTTCCCGGCAAATGGATGCCAGGCGATGACTTTGTGTTTGCCGGCCGGGACATCCTTGATCTCAAAGGAACCATCGTCCTTCACCACGGCAAAATACGGGTTCGACACAGGCAGGAAGAACGACTGCATGAACTCATGCTGGTCGCACTGTAACCGGAAGTACCCTTCCTTCTCTGCACCGCCACGGAAGGTCACCGGCTTATCAAGCTTGTCGCCTTTCTTGGCAAGCCCGATGTTGAAACCGGTTGCTGAAGTGGTGCCCTTTACGGTGAAGCTATGGGGGTTATGGAGCACACCCTGAACAGACTTAGGATCATCCGGGTCAGCATCCGTGTTCTCCACCTTGAACGGACGGGTGTTGACGACGATGCCGCTGAACGGCAAAAATTCGCAGAACGCGGCCGTGACTTCCGTGCCGCCATAGCCGTCCATAAACGCCTTGTCTTCAACGTCGGTCACGGCAACCACCGCGCCCTTCAAACCACCGTCTTTCCCGACTTCGATCTGTTTCAGAAACCGCTTGTCCCCATCCATCAAGCTCTTGTTGGGGTTCTTAGGGCAGAACTTGGGATTCGGGAACTTTGAAAAGAGAAACTCTTTTTGCTCCGCCTTACCGGCATACGTCACCTTTCCAGTGATCGTTCCACCCGCGTACGAGGTGAGAGGCGCCGCGACCAACGCGACGGCTGCTACACCAAACATAATTGTTAACGCACTCTTCATTGGACTGCCTCCTTGTGATTGACCAACATCCTAGTCCCTGACTTACCCGTTTCTCTCTCTTGCATCACACCAAAAAAGCACTGTCGAACATCCTCTTGTCGAAGACATGATCATGACGTGATGGAGACCGAGTATGTATATGAAATATTACAACCTCCTGTCAATCTCAAACAAGGGTCCCGCCAGAGCATATTTCTCCTAGCGACCTCCCTAGGAGTTCTGTACAATCGCGGCGACAATGGGAGGGATGCTCCATGGAACAAGAAGCCAGCGTCGATCAGAAAACTCCCTCTCCTAAAAAACTCTACAGCCCTCCAACCCTTGTAGAATATGGCGACGTTGCTAAATTGACTCAAGGCAGCCCGAGCGGAATGTTTCCGGATGGCATGCCGGGAATGTTCATGGGGATGGGGATGTGCCTTTAGCCGGGGGCTGACAGAAGCCACTTTCTATTCGTCATATCCAACTCTTTGATACTCGAAGGCTTCTCCTTTGTCACTTGTTGTCGATGAGCATCGCCATTATCTTCAGGACCATATACGCCTCGCAGCATTTCGTCAGGCGATTCGAGAATTGGTTGTACCGGGATCGGTTGTCGTTGATCTTGGATGTGGAACCGGAATTCTGGGCCTCTTAGCCTGCGAAGCTGGGGCCAAGCGTGTCTATTCGATCGAGGAGACCAGCCTCATCGAATTGGCTCGTGAGATCTGTCACGCCAACGGATTGACAGACCGGATTCGTTTCATTAAAGAGCTTTCGACCCATGTCGATTTGCCTGAGCCGGCCGACGTGATCCTCGCCGACCAAATTGGGCATTTTGGATTTGAAGCCGGCCTCTTTGACTATTTCAGTGACGCCCGCCGTCGGTTTCTCAAGCCGAACGGCGCAATGATTCCCGGGCGCATCACGTTCTGTCTCGCTCCCGTAGAACATGAAGCCCTGTGGCAGCAAGTCGAATTCTGGAACCAGTCTCACATGGGATTTGATGTCAGCCCGGCTTGTTCCATCGCCGCCAACACGGGCTATCCGGTCAAATTGATGCCTGAACAGCTCTTGGGGCAATCGGTGGAACCGCTCTCAATAGACCCCAGTGTCGGTGGTTCCCAACCACTTCAGTTCCAATGCAGGCTCTCGATCAGCAAACCCGGGACCCTGCACGGCCTGGGCTGTTGGTTCGTGGCTCACCTGTCTCCCTCTGTCACCATAACCAATTCACCACTGAGCGAACACCGCATCGATCGGCGCAACGTCTTCTTTCCGATCGACCGGCCGATTCCTGTCCAAACTGGAGATTCAATGACCGTTACCATGCACATTCTTCCCGTTCAAAGTGCGGTCACGTGGACGATTGAAATCCATAAGAATAAAGCATCGGCACCAGAACCTATGCGCTTTACTCATAGTACGCTCAAAGGCATGCTCATCTCACGGGAAGACTTGCAGCGTACTCACCCAGCCTTCGTCCCGACCCTCAGTCCACGGGGCGCCGCACGTCTCACTGTGCTGACGCTCTGCGACGGACAGCGACCATTAGCGCAGATCGAGCAGGAAGTGCTCCGTCGCCACCCTAACCTGTTCGCTTCGCTACCCAGCGCAGCCACGTTTGTTGCCGAAGTGGTCACCAGGTACTCCACATGACCGTTGAGGCGCTTCTGCGGAACTCCTGCGTGCGGTATCGCGCGTACGGCCATATTCTGAATTGTAGTTCGCCGCTGCATGAACTGGTGCAATCCGCGACTCCAGCTGCCTCAGAACCGGCTGACCTACACATCGTGTTTTGCTCATCTGATGAACACATTCCTACGCCCACATCCTGGTACTTGACCGTGTCGCTCGCAGACGGCACACCCTGGTTGCGCTGTGCCAAGATCGCCGCAGGCTATCTCTTGCACTTTCCCGATCTGGCCGGTTTCGTGTTTTCTCCATCGGACAGTTCCATCCGCTGCATCCCGCATCGGCACACACCTGCTCACACCGTGAACCATTTGTTCCTGGACCAAGTGCTCCCCCTCGTGCTGAACTATCGAGGGAAGGAGGTGTTGCATGGAGCCGCGGTCGCCACACCCTATGGTACCTGTGCGTTCCTCGGTCCGACCGGAAGCGGGAAATCCACCTTGGCGGCGAGTTTTCTCTCCGCGGGATATTCCGTATTAGCCGATGATTGTGTCGTCCTCGAAAGATACGGCGAAGACATCGTTACGATCCCCACCTACCCTGGGCTCAGACTTTGGGATGATGCAATCGCCGCGCTCTACGGCACAACGGGAGCTTCTGCGCCGGTGGCGCACTATACTCCGAAACAGCGTTTCACCGCTGCGGCCTCCGCCACATCCATATGCCCTCCCGCCATTTCGTTAGCCGGGATCTACGTGATCGAAACCAGCAGCCCG includes:
- a CDS encoding glycogen debranching N-terminal domain-containing protein, with product MARKADSPDRRSFDPNDSDFHIRAKDPDPSWIGRSSSKMSAQTRRGVSAISRRQFLRFSSLIAVPLSITVPSTAPGETSPFQPSDDRERRSSDLGDPRVGSSLANAVVIKNGNVCFVADADGMVPLTGGHGFGLYYHDCRFLSGYVVRLAGKLPVALSSAAACPVLAKFELTNPRVRTSDGEVLCQDAIGIAWQRVVDDARPALHDRFLIKNFGRRRAEFLLSFSFRAAFEDVYDVRDALSRTLGVLHPPTWRNGVLGFLYEGKDGFYRSLGIQFSPSVEVTGAQTAHIPIMLEPKESTDLRVSLLLAESRDPHDAQASVRRPSLPEKPDSEVPQASAVWSSTLPRIISDNLVLNKVIARSFVNLGLLRSQIDHLTFFAAGTPWFATLFGRDSLIAALQTLAYDPSVAEQTLRLLAKYQGRQENSWRDEEPGKILHELRMGEMARLGLIPQTPYYGSIDATPLFLILIGRHAAWTGSLDLFHELQDSVDRALVWLETTAHRYGHGYLAYMCRSEQSSANQGWKPLDNQGWKDSGEAIVNTDDSLAAPPIALVEVQGYVYRAKLAVAQLYERARDVTRAARLRREASDLRARFNRDFWIAERGFYAMALQGDGRPAAVISSNPGQALWSGIVEENKAKRTVDRLMSDEMFSGWGIRTLSEREQAYNPLGYHIGSVWPHDNSLIAMGFRRYGYDQAACRVFDGLLEAAMHFKSYRLPELFAGFSRSEYEVPVPYAAANPPQAWAAGAVPYLLEAVLGLVPEAFDRRLRIVRPTLPNPVDELHIQGMEVGPAQVDLRYERTRDGTVHVHVLKVDGALDVVVEQG
- a CDS encoding lasso RiPP family leader peptide-containing protein, whose protein sequence is MEQEASVDQKTPSPKKLYSPPTLVEYGDVAKLTQGSPSGMFPDGMPGMFMGMGMCL
- a CDS encoding 50S ribosomal protein L11 methyltransferase, giving the protein MSLVVDEHRHYLQDHIRLAAFRQAIRELVVPGSVVVDLGCGTGILGLLACEAGAKRVYSIEETSLIELAREICHANGLTDRIRFIKELSTHVDLPEPADVILADQIGHFGFEAGLFDYFSDARRRFLKPNGAMIPGRITFCLAPVEHEALWQQVEFWNQSHMGFDVSPACSIAANTGYPVKLMPEQLLGQSVEPLSIDPSVGGSQPLQFQCRLSISKPGTLHGLGCWFVAHLSPSVTITNSPLSEHRIDRRNVFFPIDRPIPVQTGDSMTVTMHILPVQSAVTWTIEIHKNKASAPEPMRFTHSTLKGMLISREDLQRTHPAFVPTLSPRGAARLTVLTLCDGQRPLAQIEQEVLRRHPNLFASLPSAATFVAEVVTRYST
- a CDS encoding septal ring lytic transglycosylase RlpA family protein, with amino-acid sequence MITTTFSALKTSYRVVKKTVKGTIWVVSGTYELTKETTKLVYHIGEFTFEVVRAPLDYPLIRDDIQTIDGLPVKEAIRLGRVKAAPYTVKGQQYVPMTIVNAQTYEETGWASWYGEETRRQPGGHMTANGELFNPNALTAAHKYLPLPIHVQVTNLENGKSVIVRVNDRGPFPSRHNPDSGKRIIDLSRRAAEQLGFVEQGVAKVHVETIQLEEA